In Corylus avellana chromosome ca2, CavTom2PMs-1.0, the following proteins share a genomic window:
- the LOC132168923 gene encoding calcium-transporting ATPase 12, plasma membrane-type, with protein MTGSHNLDKACNTLVHNLSAVIRAQKRWRMAICSIRFMVSLARLIISKRNSCQNSGIFKPHFLTTLDIEPSSSFHHGENQTVVPCSFVPCKDQTALTEMVKEKDLLALRNFGGVQGIATTLKTDPENGIHSHDQEVSRRREMFGANTYRKLPPKGLLFFVVDAFKDTTILILLVCAALSLGFGIKEHGAKEGWYEGGSIFVAVFLVVVVSALSNFRQGRQFDKLSKLSKDIKVDVLRDGRRLKISIFDVVVGDVVFLNMGDQVPADGLFLNGHSLQIDESSMTGESDHVEVDSTENPFLFSGSKVSDGYAQMLVTSVGMNTAWGEMMSSITGDSSEITPLQARLNKLTSSIGKIGLAVAFLVLLVLLIRYFTGNTEDSNGMREYYAGQTSLDDVFNAVLRIVSAAVTIVVVAIPEGLPLAVTLTLAYSMKRMMADQAMVRKLSACETMGSATIICTDKTGTLTLNEMKKTKFWLGQESIEDDSSNVIPPNVLTLFHQGVGLNTTGTIYKPASGSEPEISGSPTEKAILSWAVSQLGMDMEKLKQGSTLLHVDTFNSEKKRSGVAIRKKADNTIHVHWKGAAELILAMCSSYYETSGSTKSLDKDRDKIEKIIQGMAASSLRCIAFAHKQISEEEMECHNAERTLQLKENDLTWLGVVGLKDPCRPGAKKAVETCRNAGVEVIMITGDNVFTAKAIATECSILDPNQQVSGEQVVNGVEFRNYTHEERMEKVEKIRVMARSSPFDKLLMVQCLKQKGHVVAVTGDGTNDAPALKEADIGLSMGIQGTEVAKESSDIIILDDNFASVATVLRWGRCVYNNIQKFIQFQLTVNVAALVINFVAAVSAGEVPLTAVQLLWVNLIMDTLGALALATERPTDELMQRSPVGRTEPLITSIMWRNLLAQALFQISVLLTLQFKGESLFNVSGEINDTLIFNTFVLCQVFNEFNSRSMEKKNVFKGLHKNRLFIGIVGITIMLQAIMVEFLNKFADTERLNGLQWGVCIAIASVSWPLGWIVKFIPVSDKLFLNCPKSAKVMFLRIMRLFNRIKPSSSRLGIGCGNARP; from the coding sequence ATGACAGGAAGCCATAATTTGGACAAAGCTTGTAACACATTGGTCCATAATTTGAGTGCCGTCATCAGAGCCCAGAAACGATGGCGCATGGCAATCTGTTCCATCCGGTTCATGGTCTCTCTTGCCAGACTTATCATTTCCAAAAGAAACAGCTGCCAAAATTCTGGGATCTTTAAGCCCCACTTTCTCACCACCCTCGATATTGAACCAAGCAGCAGCTTCCACCATGGTGAAAATCAAACTGTGGTGCCTTGCTCCTTTGTTCCCTGTAAGGATCAAACAGCTCTCACAGAAATGGTGAAGGAGAAAGATTTACTTGCTCTCCGCAACTTTGGAGGCGTACAAGGCATTGCCACTACTCTCAAGACAGACCCTGAGAATGGAATCCATAGCCATGATCAGGAAGTCAGCAGGCGGCGTGAAATGTTTGGTGCAAACACTTACCGCAAGCTCCCTCCAAAAGGGTTGTTATTTTTTGTGGTCGATGCTTTCAAGGATACCACCATTCTCATCCTACTGGTCTGCGCTGCCCTTTCTCTTGGTTTTGGCATCAAAGAACATGGGGCCAAGGAAGGCTGGTACGAGGGGGGAAGCATCTTCGTAGCAGTCTTTCTGGTTGTGGTTGTCTCTGCCCTCAGTAACTTCAGACAGGGGAGGCAGTTCGACAAGTTATCAAAACTGAGCAAGGATATCAAAGTTGATGTTCTTAGAGACGGTCGCCGCCTCAAAATCTCCATCTTCGACGTTGTAGTTGGAGATGTCGTCTTTCTAAACATGGGTGACCAGGTTCCTGCTGATGGATTGTTTTTAAACGGGCATTCATTGCAGATAGACGAGTCAAGCATGACAGGAGAGAGTGATCATGTGGAAGTAGATTCCACTGAGAATCCCTTCTTGTTCTCCGGATCAAAGGTGTCGGACGGGTATGCTCAAATGCTCGTTACATCGGTGGGAATGAACACTGCATGGGGCGAAATGATGAGCTCAATAACCGGTGATTCCAGTGAAATAACACCACTGCAAGCACGGCTTAACAAATTAACCTCTTCTATTGGAAAGATAGGCCTTGCAGTTGCTTTCCTAGTTCTTCTAGTCCTGTTAATTCGTTATTTTACAGGGAACACAGAAGATAGCAATGGGATGAGAGAGTATTATGCTGGCCAAACAAGTTTAGATGATGTGTTCAATGCAGTCCTACGCATTGTTTCTGCTGCAGTCACCATCGTGGTGGTGGCTATCCCTGAAGGCCTGCCATTGGCGGTGACGCTCACACTTGCTTATTCCATGAAGAGAATGATGGCTGATCAGGCAATGGTCAGAAAACTTTCCGCTTGTGAGACAATGGGCTCAGCAACAATAATCTGCACGGATAAAACTGGCACCTTGACATTGAATGAGATGAAAAAGACCAAATTTTGGCTTGGCCAAGAATCCATTGAAGACGATTCTTCGAATGTAATTCCACCAAACGTTCTCACCTTATTCCACCAAGGAGTTGGTTTGAACACGACTGGAACTATCTATAAACCTGCATCAGGATCCGAACCTGAAATTTCTGGTAGTCCAACTGAGAAAGCAATTCTCTCTTGGGCTGTTTCGCAATTGGGTATGGACATGGAAAAGCTAAAGCAAGGTTCCACGCTTCTCCACGTTGACACCTTCAACTCTGAGAAGAAGCGGAGTGGGGTTGCAATAAGGAAAAAGGCTGACAACACAATCCATGTGCACTGGAAAGGTGCTGCTGAGCTAATCCTAGCAATGTGTTCAAGCTATTATGAAACTAGTGGGAGTACCAAGTCCCTCGATAAAGATAGGGACAAGATTGAGAAAATAATCCAAGGCATGGCAGCGAGTAGCCTCCGGTGCATTGCTTTTGCTCATAAGCAAATAtcagaagaagaaatggaatgCCACAATGCTGAAAGGACTCTCCAACTAAAAGAAAACGACTTAACCTGGCTAGGGGTAGTTGGTCTCAAGGATCCATGCCGGCCGGGCGCCAAGAAAGCTGTGGAAACTTGCAGAAACGCTGGAGTGGAAGTCATAATGATCACTGGAGACAACGTTTTTACAGCAAAAGCTATAGCTACAGAATGCAGTATTCTAGATCCCAATCAACAAGTAAGTGGTGAACAAGTGGTAAATGGTGTTGAGTTTCGAAACTACACGCACGAAGAGAGAATGGAGAAAGTCGAGAAGATCCGGGTGATGGCAAGGTCATCTCCATTTGACAAGCTTCTGATGGTACAATGCTTGAAACAGAAAGGCCATGTGGTTGCTGTTACTGGAGATGGCACGAACGATGCACCTGCATTAAAAGAAGCTGATATAGGACTTTCCATGGGCATTCAAGGCACTGAAGTGGCCAAAGAGAGCTCCGATATCATCATCTTGGATGATAACTTCGCTTCTGTTGCCACCGTTTTAAGGTGGGGACGATGTGTTTATAACAATATCCAGAAATTCATCCAGTTTCAATTAACAGTGAATGTTGCAGCTCTTGTAATCAACTTTGTTGCAGCGGTTTCTGCTGGAGAGGTTCCGCTCACAGCTGTCCAGTTGTTATGGGTAAATCTCATCATGGACACGCTGGGAGCTCTAGCCCTCGCTACAGAGAGGCCTACTGATGAGCTTATGCAGAGGTCTCCTGTGGGTCGAACAGAGCCTCTAATAACAAGTATTATGTGGAGGAACCTCTTAGCTCAGGCCTTGTTCCAGATATCTGTCCTCTTGACTTTACAGTTCAAGGGTGAGTCTCTCTTCAATGTTAGTGGGGAGATAAATGATACACTAATTTTCAATACGTTTGTTCTCTGCCAAGTGTTTAATGAGTTCAATTCAAGAAGCATGGAGAAGAAGAATGTTTTCAAAGGACTTCATAAGAACCGATTATTTATCGGAATTGTAGGAATTACAATTATGCTTCAGGCCATAATGGTGGAATTTTTAAACAAGTTTGCAGATACAGAGAGATTGAATGGGTTGCAGTGGGGAGTTTGCATTGCAATTGCATCTGTATCATGGCCACTCGGTTGGATAGTGAAGTTTATCCCTGTTTCAGATAAACTATTCCTCAATTGCCCTAAGAGCGCAAAAGTGATGTTCTTGAGGATTATGAGGCTGTTTAACCGAATAAAACCCTCTTCCTCTAGGCTTGGAATTGGATGTGGGAATGCAAGGCCTTAG